In Neisseriaceae bacterium CLB008, one genomic interval encodes:
- the ychF gene encoding redox-regulated ATPase YchF produces the protein MSLKCGIVGLPNVGKSTLFNALTKAGIEAANYPFCTIEPNVGIVEVPDARMDALAKIVNPQKMQPAIVEFVDIAGLVAGASKGEGLGNQFLANIRETDAIVNVVRCFEDGNIVHVAGKVDPISDIETIGTELCLADLTAVERTILKEGKRAKSGDKDAMVLVSLLEKVKAHLDQGLPVRSMGLDEDDLAVIKPLCLLTVKPAMYVANVSEDGFENNEHLVRLQELAAKEGAPVVALCASMEAEIADLDDADKQEFLGEMGLEEPGLNRLIRAGYELLGLQTYFTAGVKEVRAWTIKKGDTAPKAAGVIHTDFERGFIRAQVIAFEDFVALGGEAKAKEAGKMRAEGKEYVVADGDVINFLFNV, from the coding sequence ATGAGTTTAAAATGCGGCATTGTTGGCTTGCCCAACGTCGGAAAATCAACTTTATTCAACGCCTTAACTAAGGCTGGTATTGAAGCAGCAAACTACCCTTTTTGCACCATCGAACCGAACGTCGGCATTGTCGAAGTGCCTGATGCGCGCATGGATGCGTTGGCGAAAATTGTGAATCCACAAAAAATGCAGCCGGCCATCGTCGAATTCGTCGACATCGCAGGCTTGGTGGCTGGTGCGAGTAAAGGCGAGGGCTTGGGCAACCAGTTCTTGGCCAATATTCGTGAAACCGACGCCATCGTGAACGTGGTGCGCTGCTTTGAAGACGGCAATATTGTGCACGTGGCGGGTAAGGTTGACCCGATTTCTGACATTGAAACCATTGGCACGGAACTGTGCTTGGCCGACTTAACGGCGGTTGAGCGCACCATTTTGAAAGAAGGCAAGCGCGCCAAAAGCGGTGATAAAGACGCGATGGTCTTGGTGAGCTTATTAGAAAAAGTCAAAGCCCACCTTGATCAAGGTTTGCCTGTACGCTCTATGGGCCTAGATGAAGACGACTTGGCCGTGATTAAGCCTTTGTGCTTGTTGACCGTTAAGCCTGCTATGTACGTGGCCAACGTGTCAGAAGATGGTTTTGAAAACAACGAACACCTGGTTCGTTTGCAGGAATTGGCCGCTAAAGAAGGCGCGCCCGTAGTGGCTTTGTGTGCCTCTATGGAAGCCGAAATTGCCGATTTGGACGATGCGGATAAGCAAGAATTCTTAGGCGAAATGGGCCTAGAGGAACCTGGTTTGAATCGCTTGATTCGTGCCGGTTACGAACTGTTAGGCTTGCAAACCTACTTCACCGCAGGGGTGAAAGAAGTACGCGCTTGGACGATTAAAAAAGGCGACACCGCCCCTAAAGCCGCAGGCGTGATCCACACCGACTTTGAGCGCGGCTTTATTCGCGCTCAGGTGATTGCATTTGAAGACTTCGTGGCCTTAGGCGGTGAAGCCAAGGCGAAAGAAGCCGGTAAAATGCGCGCAGAAGGCAAAGAGTATGTGGTTGCCGACGGCGATGTAATTAACTTCTTATTTAATGTTTAA
- a CDS encoding aminotransferase class I/II-fold pyridoxal phosphate-dependent enzyme produces the protein MSALCTVLIVSKEGKSPISNQMQVAAPLMVAFENCAVEQFAEYVQDAGIHAVIFDGARLNKQHLKTLHALIEGDWRLELNAYWWHKASAPNPFGPRVYGTDSETYSMASLLALVCQNLQHKASTPFFSALKNYVNTQPDSWHTPGHSGGYSLRYSAWGSDFYHFVGQNIWQADLSVSVQSLDSLLHPEGVIADAQRLAAEAFGAKTTYFATNGSSTANKVILQSVLVPGDTLLLDRNCHKSVHHGVILSGARPVYLNSSVNEALGIFASVPLATILATIEAQPHAKAIILTSSTYDGLCYDLKPVIEAAHKHGMKVIIDEAWYGFARFHPRFRPTALELGADYVTQSTHKTMSAFSQASMVHVNDPEHNPHILRETFNMHASTSPQYSIIASLDVARQQMVMEGYGLLEKALSLAETLRQKINETRLFSVLTLAELLPEALKHDQIRLDPTKITIDVRASGLSGDQVQQLLFERFNIQVEKSTFATITAIVTIGATANKMMRLVHALTTLSAEAPKRRLNVKKPLLKVPSFTKLAGLPRDAFYFAGDYIPLIKAGKPNKTLIGKVCCDQIVPYPPGIPVLVPAQVIDEAVLKFLTNLILADAPHEIHGLVHRPNGYAIRVLSKKEQAKLVPLE, from the coding sequence ATGAGTGCACTGTGTACCGTATTGATTGTCTCAAAAGAAGGCAAAAGCCCTATTTCTAACCAAATGCAGGTGGCGGCCCCATTAATGGTGGCCTTTGAAAACTGCGCCGTCGAGCAATTCGCCGAATACGTACAAGATGCCGGCATTCACGCAGTCATCTTTGACGGCGCACGCCTAAACAAGCAACACTTAAAAACCCTACACGCCCTCATCGAAGGCGATTGGCGCCTCGAGCTCAATGCCTACTGGTGGCATAAGGCCAGCGCGCCCAATCCCTTTGGCCCACGCGTTTACGGCACCGACAGCGAAACCTATTCCATGGCCTCGCTGTTGGCCTTAGTGTGTCAGAATTTACAACACAAAGCGTCAACTCCTTTCTTTAGCGCTTTAAAAAACTACGTCAACACTCAACCTGATTCATGGCACACCCCTGGCCATTCTGGCGGCTATTCGCTGCGTTACAGCGCTTGGGGCTCTGACTTCTATCATTTTGTCGGCCAAAACATCTGGCAAGCCGACCTATCCGTATCGGTGCAAAGCTTAGATTCGCTGCTGCATCCCGAAGGCGTCATCGCCGACGCACAAAGGCTTGCAGCAGAAGCTTTTGGCGCCAAAACCACTTATTTCGCCACCAACGGTTCCTCTACGGCCAATAAGGTCATTTTACAAAGCGTGCTGGTACCGGGCGACACCCTCTTGCTCGACCGCAACTGCCATAAATCGGTGCATCACGGCGTGATTCTTTCCGGCGCACGGCCGGTGTATTTAAACAGCAGCGTCAATGAGGCCTTAGGCATCTTTGCCTCGGTGCCGCTGGCCACTATTTTGGCCACCATCGAAGCCCAGCCCCACGCCAAAGCCATCATCCTTACCAGCAGCACCTACGATGGCCTATGCTATGACCTGAAACCTGTGATTGAGGCGGCTCACAAACACGGCATGAAGGTCATCATCGACGAGGCCTGGTATGGCTTTGCCCGTTTCCATCCGCGCTTTAGGCCCACCGCCTTAGAGCTCGGCGCCGACTATGTCACCCAAAGCACCCACAAAACCATGTCGGCGTTTTCTCAGGCCAGCATGGTCCACGTCAACGACCCTGAACACAATCCACACATTCTGCGCGAAACCTTTAATATGCATGCGTCGACTAGCCCGCAGTACAGCATCATCGCCAGCCTCGACGTGGCGCGCCAGCAAATGGTGATGGAGGGCTACGGCCTATTAGAAAAAGCGCTGAGCCTGGCTGAAACCCTGCGCCAAAAAATCAATGAAACGCGCCTATTCAGCGTGTTAACGCTGGCAGAGCTGCTGCCCGAAGCCTTAAAGCATGATCAAATTCGGCTCGACCCCACCAAAATCACCATCGACGTGCGCGCGAGCGGCCTGTCAGGCGATCAGGTACAGCAGCTGTTGTTTGAACGCTTTAACATTCAGGTCGAAAAATCCACCTTCGCCACCATCACCGCCATCGTCACCATTGGCGCCACGGCCAATAAAATGATGCGGCTGGTCCACGCCTTAACCACCCTTTCCGCCGAGGCACCTAAACGCCGCCTCAACGTCAAAAAACCGCTCTTAAAAGTCCCCAGCTTCACCAAGCTAGCGGGCCTGCCACGCGATGCATTTTACTTTGCCGGCGACTACATCCCCTTAATCAAGGCCGGCAAGCCCAATAAAACCCTGATTGGTAAAGTCTGCTGCGACCAAATCGTGCCCTATCCTCCGGGCATCCCCGTTTTGGTACCGGCGCAGGTCATTGACGAAGCCGTATTGAAGTTTTTGACCAATTTGATTTTGGCCGACGCCCCCCATGAGATCCACGGCCTAGTGCATCGGCCCAACGGCTACGCCATTCGGGTGTTGAGCAAAAAAGAACAGGCCAAGCTGGTGCCGCTAGAATAA
- the panB gene encoding 3-methyl-2-oxobutanoate hydroxymethyltransferase, whose translation MTTISTLQKMKSQGEKITMLTCYEASFASMMARAQVDTLLVGDSLGMTVQGHNSTLPVTLAQMCYHVEAVCRGNQEALIIADLPFGSYQQSKEQAFASAAELMAAGAQMVKLEGGVWMAETTRFLHERGIPVCAHIGLTPQSVNAFGGYKVQGKTDDAAVALMNDAKAHEAAGASIVLMECVPAELAKKVTEALSCVTIGIGAGVDCDGQVLVMHDMLGVYPGKAARFVRNFMPESDSIQGAFEAYVAAVKNQSFPAVEHSF comes from the coding sequence ATGACCACGATCAGTACCTTACAAAAAATGAAAAGCCAGGGTGAGAAAATCACCATGCTGACCTGTTACGAAGCCAGCTTTGCCAGCATGATGGCGCGCGCCCAAGTCGACACGCTGCTGGTAGGCGATTCGCTTGGCATGACGGTGCAGGGCCACAACAGTACGCTGCCGGTGACGCTGGCACAAATGTGCTACCACGTTGAAGCCGTCTGTCGCGGCAACCAAGAAGCCTTAATCATTGCCGATTTACCGTTTGGTAGCTACCAGCAAAGCAAGGAGCAAGCGTTTGCCTCCGCCGCGGAATTAATGGCCGCTGGCGCACAGATGGTCAAGCTTGAAGGCGGTGTGTGGATGGCAGAAACCACGCGCTTTTTACATGAGCGCGGCATTCCTGTCTGTGCCCACATTGGCTTGACGCCTCAGTCTGTGAATGCCTTTGGTGGCTATAAGGTTCAGGGTAAAACCGACGATGCTGCGGTGGCCTTAATGAACGACGCCAAAGCACATGAAGCCGCGGGCGCCAGCATTGTCTTAATGGAATGCGTGCCGGCTGAATTGGCGAAAAAAGTCACCGAGGCTTTAAGCTGCGTGACCATCGGCATCGGTGCTGGCGTGGATTGTGATGGGCAAGTGTTGGTGATGCACGATATGTTGGGCGTTTACCCAGGTAAAGCGGCTCGCTTCGTGCGTAATTTTATGCCCGAGAGCGACAGCATTCAGGGCGCTTTTGAAGCCTATGTGGCAGCGGTTAAAAATCAAAGCTTCCCGGCCGTGGAACACTCGTTCTAA
- the dpaL gene encoding diaminopropionate ammonia-lyase — translation MHTGFHYVANGRKKSFGEGADLSALSAIVGQRVLAFHQKLPIYAPTPLRSLPALSAHLGLGSLHVKDESQRFGLNAFKGLGGSYAVAKYLGQQLGLTEEALSFDVLMQSENRARLGEMTFVTATDGNHGRGVAWAAQQLGHRAIVYMPKGASPIRAENIRQHGAECQITELNYDDTVRFASEQAERHQWALVQDTAWPGYEAIPEWIMQGYMTLVVEALAQLRASQAPLPTHVVLQAGVGSFAGAIMGHLVATLGAAAPKVWVVEPNKANCLYQSAVHNDGHPHAVKGDLDTLMAGLACGEPNTQSWPIVRDHTDYFFSVADAVAANGMRILAAPLAGDPAIVSGESGAVGMGLVHELKHDPQHQDLCARLGLQADAHVLLISTEGDTSPDVYQDIVWRGRQD, via the coding sequence ATGCACACAGGATTTCATTATGTGGCGAATGGCCGTAAAAAATCATTCGGCGAAGGCGCGGATTTAAGTGCCTTAAGCGCCATCGTGGGGCAGCGTGTTTTGGCGTTTCATCAGAAGCTGCCTATTTATGCACCCACGCCGCTGCGGTCTTTACCTGCGCTCAGCGCACACTTAGGGCTGGGTTCGTTACACGTGAAGGATGAAAGCCAACGGTTTGGCTTGAATGCCTTTAAAGGCCTAGGTGGTTCGTATGCGGTGGCCAAATATTTAGGTCAACAATTGGGCTTGACTGAAGAAGCCTTAAGTTTTGACGTGTTGATGCAGTCTGAGAATCGGGCGCGTTTAGGTGAGATGACGTTTGTCACCGCAACCGATGGTAACCATGGTCGGGGTGTGGCTTGGGCGGCACAACAGCTTGGGCATCGCGCCATAGTCTACATGCCTAAAGGTGCTTCGCCGATCCGCGCCGAAAACATTCGCCAGCACGGCGCTGAGTGTCAGATCACCGAGCTTAATTATGATGATACCGTTCGGTTTGCCAGCGAACAGGCAGAACGCCATCAGTGGGCTCTGGTGCAAGACACCGCGTGGCCTGGCTATGAGGCGATTCCAGAATGGATTATGCAAGGCTATATGACGCTCGTGGTGGAAGCCTTGGCGCAGCTGCGCGCCAGCCAGGCACCGCTGCCTACGCATGTGGTGCTGCAAGCCGGGGTCGGGTCGTTTGCGGGCGCCATTATGGGCCATTTAGTCGCCACTTTAGGCGCGGCGGCACCTAAAGTATGGGTGGTTGAGCCGAATAAGGCCAATTGTCTGTATCAGTCTGCCGTACACAATGATGGCCATCCTCACGCAGTGAAGGGCGATCTAGACACGCTGATGGCAGGCTTGGCGTGTGGTGAGCCCAATACTCAAAGCTGGCCGATTGTGCGCGATCACACCGACTACTTTTTCTCTGTAGCAGACGCGGTGGCGGCCAATGGCATGCGTATTTTAGCCGCACCGCTGGCGGGTGATCCAGCCATCGTCTCAGGAGAGTCTGGCGCGGTGGGAATGGGCTTGGTGCATGAGCTCAAGCACGATCCTCAACATCAAGATTTGTGCGCGCGCTTGGGCTTACAGGCTGATGCGCATGTTCTGCTCATCAGCACCGAGGGCGATACTTCTCCTGACGTCTATCAAGACATCGTGTGGCGAGGCCGTCAAGATTGA
- the panC gene encoding pantoate--beta-alanine ligase: protein MRIIHTVKELREWRKTAGVVAFVPTMGNLHEGHLALVGEAKKRADAVVVSIFVNRLQFGQGEDFQTYPRTLADDAAKLEALDVAVIFAPDEHELYPRVKQDFNVEPPHIQNELCGAFRPGHFRGVATVVSKLFNIVQPDVACFGKKDYQQLHVIRAMVADLNMPIDIVPVDTGRAANGLALSSRNGYLTEAERAQAPELYAVLSEMKEAIEAGSKDYAGLEVTAKSRLAATGWDVDYVEVRDAETLEVAAAGAKHVVILGAARLGATRLIDNIEVSLA from the coding sequence ATGCGTATTATCCATACGGTTAAAGAGTTGCGCGAATGGCGAAAAACCGCCGGCGTCGTGGCGTTTGTGCCCACTATGGGCAACCTGCATGAAGGCCATTTGGCCTTAGTGGGCGAAGCCAAAAAGCGCGCTGATGCGGTGGTGGTGAGTATTTTTGTGAATCGCCTCCAGTTTGGACAAGGCGAAGACTTTCAAACCTATCCCCGTACCTTGGCCGATGATGCGGCTAAGCTAGAGGCATTAGATGTGGCGGTGATTTTTGCCCCCGACGAGCATGAGCTGTACCCACGGGTGAAGCAAGATTTTAACGTGGAGCCGCCGCACATTCAAAATGAACTGTGTGGGGCGTTTCGTCCCGGACACTTTCGCGGCGTCGCCACGGTGGTGAGTAAGCTGTTTAATATTGTCCAGCCCGACGTGGCCTGCTTCGGTAAAAAAGATTATCAGCAGCTGCACGTGATTCGCGCCATGGTGGCGGATTTAAACATGCCGATAGACATTGTGCCGGTGGATACTGGCCGTGCGGCCAACGGCTTGGCCTTGTCTAGCCGTAATGGGTATTTGACTGAGGCTGAGCGGGCGCAGGCACCAGAGCTGTACGCCGTCTTAAGCGAGATGAAAGAAGCCATTGAGGCCGGCTCTAAGGACTATGCTGGCCTAGAGGTAACCGCTAAATCACGCTTAGCTGCTACCGGCTGGGACGTAGATTACGTGGAAGTGCGCGATGCTGAGACGCTAGAGGTTGCAGCGGCAGGCGCGAAGCATGTGGTGATACTGGGCGCCGCGCGCTTAGGCGCCACGCGCTTGATTGACAATATTGAAGTAAGCTTGGCTTAA
- the tyrS gene encoding tyrosine--tRNA ligase, producing the protein MGLIEQLQERGLLAQVTDAEALESLLAEQKVSLYCGFDPTADSLHIGHLLPVLTLKRFQDYGHHPIALVGGATGMIGDPSFKATERSLNTPDVVAGWVEKIRNQLKPFLSFDGVNPARMANNHDWFGHMDTLSFLRDIGKHFSVNAMINKESVKQRLDRDDVGISFTEFAYSLLQAYDFAELNKTQGCQLQIGGSDQWGNITAGIDLTRRLNRETVYGLTLQLVTKSDGTKFGKTEGGAIWLDAKKTSPYQFYQFWLKVADADVYRFLAFFTFLSMDEIRQIEADDQASSKAPQAQRILAEQMTRLVHGEAALEAAQRISQSLFAEDQSALTEDDFEQLALDGLPSFEVSGEVNVVAALVTAQLAKSNNEARGFISQGAAVINGQKVTDQDYVLADADKRFGRYTIIRRGKRNHALLIWA; encoded by the coding sequence ATGGGTTTAATCGAGCAACTACAAGAACGTGGCCTTTTGGCGCAGGTAACCGATGCTGAGGCATTAGAAAGCTTACTGGCGGAACAAAAAGTGTCATTGTATTGTGGCTTCGACCCAACCGCAGACAGTTTGCATATTGGTCATTTGTTGCCTGTATTGACGCTTAAGCGCTTTCAGGATTATGGTCACCACCCGATCGCATTGGTCGGCGGTGCAACCGGCATGATTGGCGACCCAAGCTTTAAAGCGACTGAACGCAGCCTGAACACCCCTGACGTGGTGGCCGGCTGGGTAGAAAAAATCCGCAATCAATTAAAGCCTTTCCTTTCGTTTGACGGCGTGAATCCAGCACGCATGGCAAACAATCACGATTGGTTCGGCCACATGGACACCCTCAGCTTCTTACGCGACATCGGCAAGCATTTTTCGGTGAACGCGATGATCAATAAAGAGTCGGTGAAGCAGCGCCTAGACCGTGACGACGTTGGCATTTCGTTTACCGAATTTGCCTACAGCCTGTTGCAGGCCTATGACTTTGCTGAGTTGAACAAGACTCAAGGCTGCCAGCTGCAAATTGGCGGTTCTGATCAGTGGGGCAACATCACCGCCGGCATCGACTTAACCCGTCGCTTAAACCGCGAAACGGTTTATGGCTTGACCTTGCAGTTGGTGACCAAGTCAGACGGCACCAAGTTTGGTAAGACTGAAGGCGGCGCGATTTGGCTAGATGCGAAGAAAACGTCTCCGTATCAGTTCTACCAGTTCTGGTTAAAAGTTGCCGACGCCGACGTGTACCGTTTCTTGGCCTTCTTTACCTTCTTGTCTATGGACGAGATTCGTCAAATTGAAGCCGACGATCAGGCCAGTAGCAAAGCGCCTCAAGCGCAGCGTATTTTGGCTGAGCAAATGACGCGCTTGGTGCACGGTGAGGCAGCTTTAGAAGCCGCTCAGCGCATTAGCCAAAGCCTGTTTGCGGAAGACCAAAGCGCTTTGACCGAAGACGACTTTGAGCAGCTGGCCTTAGACGGCTTGCCAAGCTTTGAAGTGAGTGGAGAGGTCAACGTGGTGGCGGCTTTGGTGACGGCTCAATTGGCTAAGTCTAACAACGAAGCACGTGGTTTTATCAGCCAAGGTGCAGCGGTGATTAATGGTCAAAAAGTAACCGATCAAGACTATGTACTGGCCGATGCCGACAAGCGTTTTGGTCGCTACACCATCATTCGTCGCGGCAAACGCAACCACGCCTTATTGATTTGGGCCTAA
- a CDS encoding GNAT family N-acetyltransferase, giving the protein MTLRGQRLHLRAFAVADAAAVHAYTCDPQVMHYLPEGVFDEAAALAFVTQHAHADAHYWAMVLNEGERLIGHLCFEPYFGQHSYEIGWVCHPDHQGRGYVTEAATLMLAHGFERMGLHRVIATCQPDNPASYQVMEKLGMRREGHFIACIPKGDEWWDEYYYAILAREWAERQP; this is encoded by the coding sequence ATGACGCTGCGCGGTCAGCGCCTTCATCTGCGGGCCTTTGCCGTCGCCGATGCGGCGGCGGTGCATGCCTACACCTGCGACCCCCAAGTCATGCACTATTTGCCTGAGGGGGTGTTTGATGAGGCGGCCGCTTTGGCCTTTGTGACTCAGCATGCTCATGCGGATGCGCATTATTGGGCGATGGTGTTGAATGAGGGCGAACGGCTGATCGGGCACTTATGTTTTGAGCCTTATTTTGGCCAGCACAGCTACGAAATAGGCTGGGTGTGCCATCCGGATCATCAAGGCCGTGGTTATGTGACGGAAGCGGCGACTTTAATGCTGGCTCATGGCTTTGAACGCATGGGGCTACACCGTGTGATTGCTACTTGTCAGCCGGATAATCCTGCTTCGTATCAGGTCATGGAAAAGCTGGGCATGCGCCGTGAAGGCCATTTTATTGCCTGTATTCCCAAGGGCGATGAGTGGTGGGACGAGTATTATTACGCTATTTTGGCCCGTGAATGGGCCGAGAGGCAACCATAG
- a CDS encoding PhzF family phenazine biosynthesis protein, translated as MTSSQHELRALPFYLVNVFAETITAGNPLAVVCLDAPLSAPSMQALAKQMNLSETVFIERDPSQPEADPKLHIYTPSVCLPFAGYPILGAAFVLQQQGDARETLVLQAEAGPVEVSLTPECVWLKTPQPPTSRVADLSMAEAAAMLGLEVSDIAAQPLWVSTGSEQLLIQLASKEAVLRAKPDPILFETGAYLRPGRTVAYIWYEAEALATVRMFTGQNGAVVEDPGTGSACANLGGLQVLRGDTDFAWRLEQGECVQRLNVLHLAVKPGPVDAAPSAAEIWVGGAVLPVGEGVLHWPG; from the coding sequence ATGACATCATCGCAACATGAATTAAGGGCGTTGCCGTTTTATTTGGTCAACGTGTTTGCCGAAACCATTACCGCAGGCAATCCGTTGGCCGTGGTGTGCTTGGATGCGCCGCTGTCTGCGCCCAGCATGCAGGCTTTGGCCAAACAGATGAACCTATCGGAAACGGTGTTCATCGAACGAGATCCTAGCCAGCCTGAGGCTGACCCTAAGCTGCACATTTACACGCCCAGCGTGTGCCTGCCTTTCGCGGGCTATCCGATTTTGGGTGCGGCATTTGTGCTACAGCAGCAGGGCGATGCCAGAGAAACGCTGGTATTGCAAGCAGAGGCTGGCCCGGTTGAAGTGAGCCTTACGCCTGAGTGCGTGTGGTTGAAAACGCCGCAGCCGCCCACCAGCCGCGTGGCCGACCTCAGCATGGCTGAGGCAGCAGCGATGCTGGGCCTAGAGGTGTCGGACATTGCAGCGCAGCCGCTGTGGGTGAGCACCGGCTCGGAGCAGCTGTTGATTCAGTTGGCCTCGAAAGAAGCGGTGCTGCGCGCTAAGCCCGATCCGATTTTGTTTGAGACCGGCGCTTATCTACGCCCCGGCCGTACCGTGGCCTATATTTGGTATGAGGCCGAAGCCTTGGCGACGGTGCGCATGTTTACGGGCCAAAACGGAGCCGTGGTGGAAGACCCCGGTACGGGCTCGGCCTGTGCCAACTTAGGCGGCCTACAGGTGTTGCGTGGCGACACGGATTTTGCTTGGCGGCTAGAGCAGGGCGAATGCGTACAGCGTTTAAACGTACTGCATTTGGCGGTGAAGCCAGGCCCGGTAGACGCAGCGCCGAGCGCGGCTGAAATTTGGGTCGGCGGAGCGGTGCTGCCAGTTGGCGAGGGCGTGTTGCACTGGCCTGGCTAA
- a CDS encoding deoxynucleoside kinase: MNHPYIVVEGAIGCGKSALSRKLAAYFDAMWLSERPESNPFLNQFYLNAANHGLATELWFAMRRSESAELVAAERDKHSRLVSDFLLEKGEIFSTIILSEDERKLYWELSQKVMPQYPAPNLVVYLQASDDTINKQLSSRDDATWKLFPEGYLSQINDEYQRFFHLYTRAPVLIANVDDMDFIGNDDHFELLVHAIVNMQGSRGYLNLDETLPS, from the coding sequence ATGAACCATCCCTACATTGTTGTTGAAGGTGCGATTGGCTGTGGTAAATCGGCCTTAAGCCGTAAGCTGGCGGCGTATTTTGACGCCATGTGGCTGTCTGAGCGGCCCGAATCGAATCCCTTTTTGAATCAATTTTATTTGAATGCCGCCAATCACGGCCTCGCGACCGAGCTGTGGTTTGCTATGCGCCGCTCTGAAAGTGCCGAGCTGGTGGCGGCTGAGCGTGATAAACACAGCCGCTTAGTGAGCGATTTTTTGCTGGAAAAGGGCGAAATCTTTTCCACCATTATTTTGAGTGAAGACGAGCGCAAGCTGTATTGGGAGCTGTCGCAAAAAGTGATGCCGCAGTATCCTGCGCCCAATTTAGTGGTGTATTTACAGGCATCTGACGACACGATTAATAAGCAGTTAAGCAGTCGCGACGACGCGACGTGGAAGTTGTTTCCAGAGGGCTATTTGTCGCAAATAAATGACGAATACCAGCGTTTTTTCCATTTGTATACCCGTGCGCCAGTGTTGATTGCCAACGTGGACGACATGGATTTCATTGGGAACGACGATCATTTTGAGCTGTTGGTGCACGCCATTGTCAATATGCAAGGCAGCCGCGGCTACTTGAATCTGGATGAAACCTTACCCAGCTAA
- a CDS encoding Lrp/AsnC family transcriptional regulator, with translation MTLDRYDKKLLTLLQENNRLSQRDLAEAVNLSASAVNRRIAALEAAGVITHNVSIVDPSKCGRPLTILVKVRLENERLDLLTAHKQAFNACPQVQQAYYVTGDHDFFLILNVKDMAEYEALTQTLFFASDNIKGFETVVAMSNTKQSLKVLID, from the coding sequence ATGACCCTCGATCGCTATGATAAAAAACTCTTAACGCTGTTACAGGAAAATAATCGACTATCACAGCGAGACCTTGCCGAAGCGGTCAATCTGTCCGCATCCGCGGTCAATCGCCGCATTGCTGCACTAGAAGCAGCAGGCGTCATTACGCACAACGTCAGCATTGTGGATCCGAGTAAATGCGGTCGGCCGTTAACCATTTTGGTGAAGGTGAGGTTAGAAAATGAACGTTTAGATTTATTGACGGCCCACAAACAGGCTTTTAATGCCTGCCCACAGGTTCAGCAAGCTTATTATGTGACCGGAGACCATGATTTTTTTCTCATTCTTAATGTTAAAGACATGGCTGAGTACGAAGCGTTAACGCAAACATTGTTTTTTGCTTCAGACAATATTAAAGGCTTTGAAACCGTTGTCGCCATGAGCAACACCAAACAAAGCCTCAAAGTCCTAATCGACTAA
- a CDS encoding HU family DNA-binding protein gives MNKSELIEAIAAESGLTKADAGKALDALTQTVTDTLKKGDSVSLIGFGTFKVSNRAERQGRNPKTGEPLTIKAAKVPSFSAGKGFKDALK, from the coding sequence ATGAACAAGTCTGAATTAATTGAAGCCATCGCGGCTGAATCTGGTTTGACCAAAGCTGATGCTGGTAAAGCATTGGACGCTTTGACCCAAACTGTTACTGATACTTTGAAAAAAGGTGACAGCGTATCTTTGATCGGTTTCGGTACTTTTAAAGTAAGCAACCGTGCTGAACGTCAAGGCCGCAACCCTAAAACTGGTGAGCCATTGACCATTAAAGCCGCTAAAGTACCTAGCTTCTCTGCTGGTAAAGGCTTTAAAGACGCTTTGAAATAA